A genomic stretch from Podospora pseudoanserina strain CBS 124.78 chromosome 3, whole genome shotgun sequence includes:
- a CDS encoding hypothetical protein (antiSMASH:Cluster_2; COG:S; EggNog:ENOG502SEZR), producing the protein MISSKIVSFLAAALGAGSALASAIPALEKRQRAPGASITYYKDENFQGDKQFFDKDRKDMQCYNLPSDWQNTISSYTNHNEVDWCCRWWTEFDCPEKSEPLSTQTADALGAGKWNDAIKSYRCEANAEDFYYNPRPVAERDAEPGLPELEVKAQDNEGYGSVTFCKDPLFQGECSSFGPADKTLPLGSCVNFADEWKDAIDSFRNDDNSTCCSWFTGLNCDDNRFQATFATNITDTYFHDRIKAITCWDVADTVSCMRDDSPAK; encoded by the exons ATGATCTCTTCCAAGatcgtctccttcctcgctgCCGCCCTCGGCGCTGGCTCTGCCCTTGCTTCAGCTATCCCCGCTCTCGAGAAGAGACAGCGTGCTCCTGGCGCTAGCATCACCTACTACAAGGATGAGAATTTCCAGGGCGACAAGCAGTTCTTTGACAAAGACCGCAAGGATATGCAGTGTT ACAACCTTCCCAGTGACTGGCAAAACACCATCAGCTCCTACACCAACCACAATGAGGTGGACTGGTGCTGTAGATGGTGGAC TGAGTTCGACTGTCCCGAGAAGTCGGAGCCCTTGAGCACCCAGACGGCCGACGCGCTGGGTGCCGGCAAGTGGAATGATGCAATCAAGTCGTATCGATGCGAAGCCAACGCCGAAGACTTCTACTACAACCCTCGTCCTGTGGCGGAGCGTGATGCCGAGCCTGGCCTGCCTGAGCTGGAGGTGAAGGCTCAGGACAACGAGGGCTATGGCAGCGTCACCTTCTGCAAGGACCCCCTGTTCCAGGGCGAATGTTCCAGCTTTGGTCCCGCTGACAAGACTCTGCCTCTCGGCTCCTGTG TCAACTTTGCCGATGAGTGGAAGGATGCCATCGATTCGTTCAGAAACGATGATAACAgcacctgctgctcctgGTTCAC TGGGCTCAACTGTGATGACAACCGTTTCCAGGCCACATTTGCCACCAACATTACCGACACATACTTCCACGACCGCATCAAGGCAATCACATGCTGGGATGTCGCGGATACCGTGAGTTGCATGCGTGATGACTCGCCTGCCAAATAG